The following are from one region of the Cytobacillus firmus genome:
- the mraY gene encoding phospho-N-acetylmuramoyl-pentapeptide-transferase: protein MMEQVIFFTILAGFLITVLLSPIFIPFLRRLKFGQSIREEGPKSHMKKTGTPTMGGIMILLSVTVTTLFMTGKFSQPAVETYLLLLVTLGFGLLGFLDDFIKVVLKRNLGLTSKQKLLGQIIISVIFYFVYKQNDLSTEVHIPLTDISVDLGWGYVLFIIFWLVGFSNAVNLTDGLDGLVSGTAAIAFGAFAVLAWNQSQFEVSIFSVAVVGAVLGFLVFNAHPAKVFMGDTGSLALGGAIATIAILTKLEIILIIIGGVFVIETVSVILQVASFKTTGRRIFRMSPLHHHYELVGWSEWRVVVTFWTVGLLFAILGIYIEVWV, encoded by the coding sequence CAATATTGGCAGGTTTTTTAATTACGGTATTGCTGTCTCCCATATTTATTCCCTTCCTGAGAAGGTTAAAATTTGGGCAAAGCATCCGTGAAGAAGGCCCGAAATCCCATATGAAGAAGACAGGTACTCCGACAATGGGCGGAATTATGATTCTTCTATCCGTCACGGTGACCACTTTATTTATGACCGGTAAATTTTCACAGCCTGCAGTAGAAACATATTTGCTGCTTCTGGTTACCCTGGGGTTTGGACTCCTCGGTTTTCTGGATGATTTTATTAAAGTGGTATTGAAGCGTAATTTAGGCCTGACTTCAAAACAGAAGCTTCTGGGCCAGATTATTATTTCCGTGATTTTTTATTTTGTTTATAAGCAGAATGACTTATCAACAGAAGTACATATTCCACTGACAGATATTTCGGTTGATTTGGGCTGGGGATATGTTTTATTTATTATTTTCTGGCTGGTCGGATTCTCGAATGCTGTCAATCTGACAGATGGACTTGATGGACTTGTTTCCGGGACGGCCGCAATCGCTTTTGGAGCATTTGCAGTACTGGCCTGGAATCAATCCCAATTTGAAGTATCCATTTTTTCTGTAGCAGTAGTTGGAGCAGTATTGGGTTTCCTTGTCTTTAACGCCCATCCTGCAAAAGTGTTTATGGGAGACACAGGTTCACTGGCTCTTGGGGGTGCTATTGCGACCATAGCCATCCTGACAAAGCTTGAAATCATCCTGATTATTATCGGCGGGGTTTTTGTTATTGAAACAGTATCTGTTATTCTGCAGGTTGCCTCTTTTAAAACCACCGGCAGACGGATTTTTCGCATGAGCCCGCTTCACCATCATTATGAATTGGTAGGCTGGTCTGAATGGCGGGTTGTTGTTACGTTCTGGACGGTTGGGTTATTGTTTGCAATCTTAGGAATTTATATTGAGGTGTGGGTGTAA